A stretch of Rhizobium glycinendophyticum DNA encodes these proteins:
- a CDS encoding SLC26A/SulP transporter family protein: MTVPSSVPSNRSNNLAASLFFALIAGMDGLSTSIAFSALIFTGSLAAGFGMGVGLILLSSLVLVLAMALFSSHPASIGQVRKPSVAILAAAIAGITSTMSDAPVETKILTAFAVLAVSGLVTGILFWIFGAFRFGRLIRFLPYSVIAGFLAGSGALMVEGAVMMVLGEGGFAGLIQPQGLPVAGNLIVSFLFAAILQVSLDRLSHPATGPIVMLLGGLLFYGLLASLGVPVEQARLLHWLPAMPTAQGLNLPSPLETLSGADWLAVAQTLPAIASVVLLSMIGLLLNTSGLEVATRREIDADREMRTAGLANIAVGLLGGPPGFSSLSMTMLANRMGARTRLVGLATAAVLVVMLPFASQLAGIMPIFIAAGLMMTLGFELLHDWLWKARRKLSVSEWLTVLAIPLGMVAFGFLGGMGLGLALSVVTFVYNYASLSVIRAETSNRERRSSVDRPIVENQLLDREGDRVQLLELQEFLFFGTAEHVMDRIRRRLRDQARPKLGHVIIDFRRVSGMDAAAAVTFLKTRNLVAGSGAVLVLCGLSTEIENTLRRNGVDLDDDPAVWLMDNLDQALARCEQSLLEALPREEAWQDVEDCLARTIGPNERLHDLVAVMQRIDFAAGDRIIRAGESGDDLFLLWKGRAKIQARLPNGRTLHLRTVMPGVVLGEIALYREGPRTADVVAELPSTAYRLARADLLQLEQSDPQLAVLVHLLCATALSERLTIVNRVIQALHE; the protein is encoded by the coding sequence ATGACAGTCCCATCCTCCGTCCCGTCGAATCGTTCAAATAACCTCGCGGCCTCGCTCTTCTTTGCCCTTATTGCCGGCATGGACGGGCTCAGCACCAGTATCGCCTTTTCAGCCCTCATCTTCACAGGCTCGCTTGCCGCAGGCTTCGGCATGGGCGTTGGTCTCATTCTGTTGTCCAGCCTCGTGCTGGTTCTTGCAATGGCCTTGTTCAGCTCCCATCCGGCGAGCATCGGTCAGGTACGCAAACCGAGCGTGGCCATCCTTGCGGCCGCGATCGCCGGGATAACCTCGACCATGTCGGACGCCCCGGTCGAGACGAAGATCCTCACCGCTTTTGCCGTCCTGGCGGTGAGTGGCCTCGTCACCGGCATCCTCTTTTGGATCTTCGGCGCCTTCCGCTTCGGCAGATTGATACGCTTCCTGCCCTATTCGGTTATCGCCGGCTTCCTGGCCGGCTCCGGCGCGCTGATGGTTGAGGGCGCAGTCATGATGGTGCTCGGCGAGGGAGGCTTTGCGGGTCTGATCCAGCCTCAAGGTCTTCCGGTAGCGGGCAATCTGATCGTCTCATTTTTGTTTGCCGCAATCCTGCAGGTGAGCCTGGATCGTCTTTCCCATCCGGCCACCGGCCCCATCGTCATGCTTCTGGGCGGTTTGCTTTTCTACGGGCTTCTCGCAAGCCTCGGGGTGCCGGTCGAGCAGGCCCGGCTCCTGCACTGGCTTCCGGCCATGCCGACAGCCCAGGGTCTCAACCTGCCGTCGCCGCTCGAAACCCTGTCCGGGGCGGATTGGCTGGCCGTCGCACAAACCCTTCCAGCCATTGCCTCCGTCGTGCTGCTCAGCATGATCGGCCTTCTGCTCAATACCAGCGGCCTCGAAGTCGCCACACGCCGCGAGATCGATGCGGACCGGGAAATGCGCACCGCCGGCCTCGCCAATATTGCCGTCGGACTGCTGGGTGGACCGCCCGGCTTTTCCAGCCTGTCGATGACCATGCTCGCCAATCGCATGGGCGCGCGCACGCGGTTGGTCGGCCTTGCTACTGCGGCGGTTCTCGTCGTGATGCTGCCCTTCGCCAGCCAGCTTGCCGGCATCATGCCGATCTTCATCGCCGCCGGCCTGATGATGACGCTCGGCTTCGAATTGCTGCACGACTGGCTGTGGAAAGCGCGCCGGAAACTATCCGTCAGTGAGTGGCTGACCGTGCTTGCCATTCCGCTCGGAATGGTCGCTTTCGGCTTCCTCGGCGGCATGGGCCTCGGCCTGGCTTTGTCCGTGGTGACCTTCGTCTACAACTACGCCAGCCTCTCCGTCATCCGGGCCGAAACCTCGAACCGCGAACGCCGATCGAGCGTCGACCGCCCGATCGTGGAAAACCAATTGCTCGACCGGGAGGGCGACCGGGTTCAACTGCTCGAACTGCAGGAGTTCCTCTTTTTCGGGACCGCCGAACATGTGATGGATCGTATCCGCCGGCGCCTGCGCGACCAGGCGCGGCCGAAACTTGGCCACGTCATCATCGATTTCCGCCGCGTGAGCGGCATGGACGCGGCCGCCGCCGTGACATTCCTCAAGACCCGCAATCTCGTCGCCGGCAGCGGCGCAGTCCTGGTCCTGTGCGGTTTGTCGACCGAGATCGAAAACACGCTCCGCCGCAACGGTGTGGATCTCGATGACGACCCGGCGGTGTGGCTGATGGACAACCTCGATCAGGCCCTGGCGCGTTGCGAACAGAGCCTGCTCGAAGCCTTGCCCCGCGAGGAAGCCTGGCAGGATGTCGAGGATTGCCTGGCTCGGACGATCGGGCCAAACGAGCGGCTTCACGATCTCGTTGCAGTCATGCAGCGCATCGACTTCGCCGCCGGGGATCGGATCATCCGCGCCGGCGAAAGCGGCGATGATCTATTTCTTCTCTGGAAGGGCCGGGCCAAGATCCAGGCCCGCCTGCCGAATGGCCGGACCTTGCACCTGCGCACGGTGATGCCGGGCGTGGTGCTGGGCGAAATCGCCCTCTACCGGGAGGGACCGCGCACCGCCGACGTGGTGGCCGAACTGCCCTCCACCGCCTACCGCCTCGCACGCGCAGACCTTCTTCAGCTGGAACAGTCGGATCCGCAGCTCGCCGTGCTCGTACATCTGCTTTGCGCAACGGCGCTTTCGGAGCGACTGACCATCGTCAACCGCGTGATCCAGGCGCTGCACGAATGA
- a CDS encoding tetratricopeptide repeat protein, whose amino-acid sequence MIFSSRSFSKLFFPALPISGMLVACSLSFCAVDALAQSSQNVVPRPAGQSLEAIEAERKTLFARMMAQPDDLDTAFQYAALSSQAGDLEGAVSTLERMLIYAPGLPRLQLELGVLYYRLGAYETARQYFEGAQSAGNVPPEVAAKVEEYLAAIDKRAAPNSLTGMVRAGIRYQSNANAGPGNSTVTLNGLPYTLDSLTVAGEDFNAFLTSSVRYRHELDEQGIAIEAGLSGYTAGYRDRDTLNTGALEAFVGPTFDLARFGLDDRSLSVFLLSSGVLIEGDRYLASIGASTVFNWQVTPSDGIGAQVEYRYEDYNNTKSRKTAEYQTGDRFDGQLSYSRQVTEDFNLSARLLATRRSAEAEYLSSTEVGLGLGSAWRFASPVGEGPAWVLALDSGLSRRNYDAPDAMINANESQQDTEFSVNLRQIVPFNEHVALVAEAGYRKVWSNYDIKTFDNISVSFGIQSSF is encoded by the coding sequence ATGATTTTCTCATCCCGTAGTTTCAGCAAGCTCTTTTTTCCGGCACTCCCCATAAGCGGCATGCTGGTCGCGTGCAGCTTGTCGTTCTGCGCTGTTGATGCCCTTGCCCAGTCTTCCCAGAACGTCGTGCCGCGCCCTGCGGGGCAGTCCCTGGAGGCGATCGAGGCCGAACGCAAGACGCTGTTCGCCCGGATGATGGCGCAGCCGGACGATCTGGATACGGCGTTTCAATATGCAGCTTTGTCATCGCAGGCAGGCGACCTCGAAGGTGCCGTGTCGACATTGGAGCGGATGCTGATCTATGCCCCCGGCCTGCCGCGCCTGCAGCTGGAACTCGGTGTGCTCTATTACCGGCTCGGGGCCTATGAAACCGCGCGGCAATACTTCGAAGGCGCGCAGTCTGCCGGCAATGTGCCGCCGGAGGTGGCGGCCAAGGTCGAGGAATATCTCGCGGCGATCGACAAGCGGGCAGCGCCAAACTCGTTGACCGGCATGGTGCGGGCCGGCATCCGCTATCAGAGCAATGCCAATGCCGGTCCCGGCAATTCCACCGTGACGCTGAATGGCCTACCTTATACGCTCGACAGCCTGACTGTCGCGGGTGAAGACTTCAATGCATTCCTCACCAGTTCGGTGCGCTATCGCCACGAACTTGACGAACAGGGGATTGCCATCGAAGCCGGGCTTTCCGGCTATACCGCCGGCTACCGGGACCGCGACACGCTCAATACGGGCGCGCTCGAAGCCTTTGTCGGGCCGACCTTCGATCTGGCCCGCTTCGGCCTCGACGACCGCTCGCTCTCGGTATTCCTCCTCTCGAGCGGCGTTCTGATCGAGGGCGATCGTTATCTCGCCTCAATCGGGGCTTCGACCGTGTTCAACTGGCAGGTGACGCCGAGCGACGGTATTGGGGCGCAGGTCGAATATCGCTACGAGGACTATAACAACACGAAATCGCGCAAGACTGCGGAATACCAGACCGGCGACCGCTTCGACGGCCAGCTTTCCTATTCGCGGCAGGTCACCGAAGATTTCAATCTGTCGGCGCGGCTTCTGGCCACCCGCCGAAGCGCCGAAGCGGAATATCTTTCGTCGACCGAAGTGGGTCTCGGCCTTGGCAGTGCCTGGCGCTTCGCCTCGCCGGTGGGCGAGGGTCCGGCCTGGGTATTGGCCCTCGACAGCGGCCTCTCCCGGCGCAATTATGACGCTCCGGATGCCATGATCAATGCAAACGAGAGCCAGCAGGACACCGAGTTCAGCGTCAACCTGCGGCAGATCGTACCGTTCAACGAACACGTGGCACTGGTGGCGGAGGCGGGCTACCGCAAGGTCTGGTCAAACTACGACATCAAGACTTTTGACAACATCAGTGTGTCCTTTGGCATCCAGTCGAGCTTCTAG
- a CDS encoding CHASE2 domain-containing protein, protein MLIGAAALTGFITFHAVFADQAFRLTALVFDSYQQIKPREATDPPVVVIDIDEASIAKLGQWPWSRSVVADMVTQASALGAAAIGFDIVFSEPDRTAPARLIENMRRQGVALDIAATSLPDPDLALAEATRSHAVALGIALTNESQAPVTAPKAGFSFLGEDPAKSLSGYSGALSNLPVLSDAASAIGYFSFPPSADNIIRSFPLVSTAQGKLYPALSIETLRIAQQAGSFIVRSATSGGRLAMTDLRVGALEVPVGPGGEMWIYYSGLPAMPVISAADLLDPSKAATLTAQIEGRILLIGTSAVGLRDLVATPVDPAMPGVKVHAEIIDQIASGVFLQRPDWIIGAERGLAVVAGLLLLAVLALGSPAMAVLSAVLLSTMIGAVSWFAFSKSLVLFDPLLPLGGLASVLLTALPLLLMLTHREKRFVRESFGRYLSPTLVERLSENPEGLKLGGEDRELTILFSDIRGFTTLSESLTPTELTALLNRFLTPMTDVLLEREATIDKYIGDAIMAFWNAPLDIADHAAKACGSALAMVEALEAMNRERGTALKIGIGLNTGMACVGNLGSDQRFSYSCLGDSVNLASRVEGMTKLYDVTILVTEEVSRRSPGFVFAEVDRVRVVGRRGAVRLYTLLGREGDPALTDLAPLLTRHDAFIDAWQAGDFATCRQMIEAFALEPKTPLSGTHALYRERLAALPETAPGDWDGVFTAKSK, encoded by the coding sequence ATGCTGATCGGGGCCGCAGCGCTGACCGGGTTCATCACCTTTCATGCCGTCTTTGCCGATCAGGCCTTTCGCCTGACCGCGCTCGTCTTCGACAGCTACCAGCAGATCAAGCCGCGCGAAGCGACCGATCCGCCTGTGGTGGTGATCGACATCGACGAGGCGTCGATCGCCAAGCTTGGCCAGTGGCCCTGGTCGCGGAGCGTGGTGGCTGACATGGTGACGCAGGCAAGCGCGCTCGGTGCTGCCGCCATCGGCTTCGATATCGTGTTTTCCGAGCCGGATAGAACGGCACCGGCGCGGCTGATCGAAAACATGCGACGCCAGGGCGTGGCGCTCGACATTGCAGCCACCTCGCTTCCCGATCCGGACCTTGCGCTTGCCGAGGCGACACGCAGCCATGCGGTGGCGCTCGGCATTGCGCTCACCAATGAGTCCCAGGCGCCGGTCACTGCCCCCAAGGCAGGTTTTTCCTTTCTGGGCGAAGACCCGGCCAAGTCGCTTTCCGGCTATTCCGGCGCCTTGTCCAACCTGCCGGTCCTCAGCGATGCGGCCTCGGCGATCGGCTATTTCTCCTTCCCGCCCTCTGCCGACAATATCATCCGTAGCTTTCCGCTCGTCTCGACGGCGCAGGGCAAGCTCTATCCGGCGCTCTCCATCGAGACCTTGCGCATTGCCCAGCAGGCCGGATCCTTCATCGTGCGTTCGGCAACCAGCGGCGGGCGGCTCGCCATGACGGACCTGCGGGTCGGCGCGCTGGAGGTCCCGGTGGGGCCTGGCGGGGAGATGTGGATCTATTATTCCGGACTGCCAGCGATGCCGGTCATCTCGGCGGCGGATCTGCTCGATCCGTCCAAGGCTGCCACACTCACCGCACAAATCGAAGGCCGTATTCTCCTCATCGGCACCAGTGCGGTCGGCTTGCGCGATCTCGTTGCGACACCCGTCGATCCGGCCATGCCGGGCGTGAAGGTGCATGCGGAGATCATCGACCAGATCGCCAGCGGCGTCTTCCTGCAGCGGCCGGACTGGATCATCGGGGCGGAACGCGGATTGGCGGTCGTGGCGGGGCTGTTGCTGCTCGCGGTACTGGCGCTCGGTTCGCCGGCGATGGCGGTGCTTTCCGCAGTGCTGTTGTCTACCATGATCGGCGCCGTCTCGTGGTTCGCCTTTTCGAAGTCGCTGGTCCTGTTCGATCCTCTGCTGCCGCTCGGCGGGCTTGCCTCGGTGCTGCTCACCGCCCTTCCCCTGCTCCTGATGCTGACGCATCGCGAGAAGCGCTTCGTGCGCGAAAGTTTTGGTCGCTATCTGTCGCCGACGCTGGTCGAGAGGCTGTCGGAAAACCCGGAAGGGCTGAAGCTCGGCGGCGAAGACCGCGAACTGACGATCCTGTTTTCGGATATCCGCGGCTTTACGACTCTGTCGGAGAGCCTGACGCCCACCGAACTGACGGCCCTGCTCAACCGCTTCCTGACGCCGATGACGGACGTGCTTCTGGAGCGCGAGGCGACAATCGACAAATACATCGGCGATGCGATCATGGCCTTCTGGAATGCGCCGCTCGACATCGCCGACCATGCGGCCAAAGCCTGTGGCTCGGCGCTCGCCATGGTCGAGGCGCTCGAGGCAATGAACCGCGAGCGCGGCACGGCGCTGAAGATCGGCATCGGCCTCAACACCGGCATGGCCTGCGTCGGCAATCTGGGTTCAGACCAGCGCTTCAGCTATTCCTGCCTCGGCGACAGCGTCAACCTCGCCTCGCGCGTCGAGGGGATGACCAAGCTGTACGACGTGACCATCCTGGTGACGGAAGAGGTCAGCCGGCGATCACCGGGCTTCGTCTTCGCCGAAGTCGATCGCGTGAGGGTCGTCGGACGCCGCGGGGCGGTTCGTCTCTATACGCTGCTCGGCCGCGAGGGTGATCCGGCTCTCACCGATCTGGCGCCGCTTCTGACTCGGCACGATGCCTTCATCGATGCCTGGCAGGCCGGAGATTTTGCCACCTGCCGGCAGATGATCGAGGCGTTCGCGCTGGAACCGAAGACCCCGCTCTCTGGCACGCATGCGCTCTATCGCGAGCGGCTGGCCGCCCTGCCGGAGACGGCGCCCGGGGACTGGGACGGCGTGTTTACCGCGAAGAGCAAGTAA
- a CDS encoding FecR domain-containing protein — translation MNRILSSSALLAASVSMLVSGASLSHAETNVAGVTAAVNPTASALEPSGKRKLISLGDPVVRNQRIETGPQGLVQILLADGTSFTVGPNSSIVIDSFVYDPEKQTASLAATMTKGALRFIGGKASKASGDVTINTPIGTAGIRGAVVDINLDGKTADGQVIPPHVSLVFGKQVELNSRGSSERVFRPGFSIVAGNGGNSVKRTPPLWVSSLQQYLAGRPGQTGGAQTLPTDNSVRNSQVANNNSQQPPAKNSIPVPQPRPLPVTSPEQIAADSTRDTTRPEADGWDGSVGVVYETVDNWGDAELSSGYGQMTRQSDGSWSGTDGDGNTFSLDGITPSETLTSATVTGSSSVLGSLTGSAYAGSGDFIAYLMRSTTDDKPFYVVGGESASMASTFNGTDVLHYVVSEDPASGAVTIGAVNPDLALALDTSDVISSDLLVVGASGTDSSGNTIVGKAIQASLSISGEGSDQTSAINVTAGTFAELTNGGNGLTALSSGGYVTDANTGVTNEQSTAETIGGSEGDDQLFGDDGEYMVIVGSGETYDATANGGLGGTYLNSGANVVSRDDTATETDGTRSFADTTVTGFATGAVTSSGSTELASGTVSWNIDGTTNSFTGAIDVDGVDSGDTNEVYMSSINSQTAYLNDQLIAAAGEIDGSYIVSSEVVPAEIFKNTDGSTTSEICSSCEFMTWGWWGQAEGPESTSSVHLGNWIIAERPTDAEVEQVHQTGGTATYTGNAVGTVVNNGSQYIATGDLNATMDFSARTGTIEISNYDDKDTFGAEVSFESGNTSVSSLTSTSMIGIATSVTGAFASNGTDPVAGIMGSFTAEDGTWSSTGIFAGSR, via the coding sequence ATGAACCGCATCCTGTCGAGCTCTGCACTTCTCGCCGCATCTGTCTCCATGTTGGTTTCGGGCGCCTCTTTGAGCCATGCGGAAACCAATGTCGCCGGCGTCACCGCAGCGGTGAACCCGACAGCATCGGCACTTGAGCCCAGCGGCAAACGCAAGCTGATCTCGCTTGGCGACCCGGTGGTGCGCAACCAGCGCATCGAGACCGGACCGCAGGGCCTGGTGCAGATCCTGCTGGCCGACGGCACCTCGTTTACCGTCGGGCCCAATTCCTCCATCGTCATCGACAGCTTCGTCTATGACCCGGAAAAACAGACGGCGTCGCTTGCGGCCACCATGACCAAGGGCGCATTGCGCTTCATCGGCGGCAAGGCCTCGAAGGCGAGCGGCGACGTCACGATCAATACCCCGATCGGCACGGCCGGCATCCGTGGCGCCGTGGTCGACATCAATCTTGACGGCAAGACCGCTGATGGCCAGGTGATCCCGCCGCATGTCTCGCTGGTCTTCGGCAAGCAGGTGGAGCTCAACAGTCGTGGCAGTTCCGAGCGCGTGTTCCGTCCGGGCTTTTCGATCGTAGCCGGCAATGGCGGCAACAGCGTCAAGCGCACGCCGCCGCTCTGGGTGAGCAGCCTGCAGCAATATCTCGCCGGACGTCCTGGCCAGACCGGCGGCGCGCAGACCTTGCCGACAGATAACAGCGTGCGCAACAGCCAGGTGGCCAACAACAACTCGCAACAGCCGCCGGCGAAGAACAGCATTCCGGTTCCGCAGCCACGGCCGCTGCCGGTAACGTCACCGGAGCAGATTGCGGCAGACTCAACACGCGACACGACGCGACCGGAGGCAGATGGCTGGGACGGGTCTGTGGGGGTGGTTTATGAGACCGTCGACAATTGGGGCGATGCGGAGCTCAGCAGCGGCTATGGCCAGATGACCCGGCAGAGTGACGGCTCGTGGTCGGGCACGGATGGCGACGGCAATACCTTTTCCCTGGACGGAATCACTCCTTCGGAAACGCTGACGAGCGCAACGGTTACGGGCTCAAGCTCGGTGCTCGGCAGCCTGACGGGTTCTGCCTATGCCGGCAGCGGCGATTTCATCGCCTATCTGATGCGCTCGACGACGGACGACAAGCCCTTCTACGTGGTCGGTGGCGAGAGTGCGAGCATGGCGTCGACCTTCAACGGCACCGATGTGCTGCATTACGTGGTGAGCGAAGACCCGGCGTCAGGGGCCGTCACGATCGGGGCTGTCAACCCGGACCTGGCTCTCGCGCTTGACACGAGCGATGTAATCTCCAGCGACTTGCTCGTCGTCGGAGCATCGGGAACCGACAGTTCCGGCAATACAATCGTCGGCAAAGCGATTCAGGCCTCCCTTTCGATCAGCGGCGAGGGCAGCGACCAGACGAGTGCGATCAACGTTACAGCCGGCACGTTTGCCGAACTCACAAATGGCGGTAACGGCCTGACCGCACTCAGCTCGGGAGGATATGTAACGGACGCCAATACGGGCGTGACGAACGAGCAGTCGACCGCGGAAACCATCGGCGGCAGTGAAGGCGACGACCAGCTCTTCGGCGATGACGGCGAATACATGGTGATCGTCGGCAGCGGGGAGACCTACGACGCCACAGCAAATGGCGGTCTTGGTGGGACCTACCTCAACTCAGGCGCCAATGTCGTCAGCCGCGACGACACCGCAACAGAAACAGACGGGACGCGCTCGTTTGCCGACACGACGGTAACGGGCTTCGCGACCGGCGCGGTGACCAGCTCCGGCAGCACCGAGCTCGCCTCGGGCACCGTCTCCTGGAACATCGACGGGACGACAAACAGCTTTACCGGCGCCATCGACGTGGATGGCGTGGACAGTGGCGACACGAACGAGGTCTACATGTCGTCCATCAACTCGCAGACGGCCTATCTCAATGATCAACTGATCGCGGCTGCTGGCGAAATCGACGGCTCCTACATCGTATCCTCAGAGGTCGTGCCGGCGGAAATCTTCAAGAACACCGACGGAAGCACCACCAGCGAGATCTGCTCCAGCTGCGAATTCATGACCTGGGGCTGGTGGGGACAGGCAGAAGGTCCCGAAAGCACCAGCTCCGTTCATCTCGGCAACTGGATTATCGCGGAGAGGCCGACAGATGCGGAGGTAGAGCAGGTGCATCAAACAGGCGGCACCGCCACCTATACCGGCAATGCCGTAGGCACTGTGGTGAACAATGGATCGCAATACATCGCCACCGGGGATCTCAACGCGACGATGGATTTCAGCGCTCGGACGGGAACTATCGAAATCAGCAATTACGACGACAAGGACACCTTCGGTGCGGAAGTCAGCTTCGAGTCGGGTAACACGTCGGTGTCGAGCCTCACCAGTACGTCCATGATCGGTATTGCAACCAGCGTCACCGGCGCGTTTGCCTCCAACGGCACAGACCCGGTCGCCGGCATCATGGGCAGCTTCACAGCTGAAGACGGCACCTGGTCATCGACCGGCATCTTCGCCGGCAGCCGGTAA
- a CDS encoding SulP family inorganic anion transporter, with product MNVSTTKFEPELPVDALVPGPDVVAPRFVPKGRLATAAAPLLFAAIAGIDGLGTSIAFAALIFTGPLAAGFGMGVAVILLSCVVIALLIGLRSRYPSSVGQVQEASIAILATAISTAMAAPALVEGSQALRIDTAFAILGTSAVVTGAIFWIFGICRFGKLVRFMPFSVVAGFLAGSGFLLIQGAVMMIVGDRSLSDLLIQPLGHQALANLYIALIFAIVLTLALKNSSNPVTAPLVMLVGALLFYAMLAFIGVTSEEARLMQWLPSMPPTSGLHLPSPLGIVSGADWGVVAQALPAIASVALLSMVGVLLNTSGLEVATRREIDADAELRIAGIANLLAGGLGGAPGFSGLSMTLLANRMGAHNRWVGIATAVVLLVMLPFAGQLAAAMPNFIAAGLMLTLGFELIHDWLWGARRQLPVSEWLVVLAIPVGMIAFGFIGGMALGLALSIVTFVYNYASLSVIRADSSGRERRSSVDRPIAENAVLALEGEQVQVLELQEFLFFGTVEQIIGAVRRRLNDRTKQSLRFVILDFRRVSGMDAAACAAFVKIRNMLVASEVTLLVSGMNAKVETALRRNGLDVVDDPSVRVERDLDHALERCEERLLASLPREANWNDVEDYLARTIGPNARLQDLVAAMEKIELEPGDRFIRAGEAGDDLFLLWKGRAKVEARLPNGRRLRLRTVTPGVVLGEIAIYRGGPRTADVVAEVPSTVYRLVRQQLRHMEKSDPQLALLVHRLCATTLAERLTIANRVVQSLHE from the coding sequence GTGAACGTCAGCACCACCAAATTCGAGCCGGAACTTCCCGTCGACGCCCTTGTGCCGGGACCGGACGTCGTGGCGCCCCGTTTCGTTCCGAAGGGACGGCTTGCGACCGCGGCCGCGCCATTGCTCTTTGCGGCAATCGCCGGCATCGACGGTCTCGGCACCAGCATCGCCTTCGCTGCCCTCATTTTCACAGGGCCACTGGCCGCAGGCTTCGGCATGGGTGTCGCGGTCATCCTGCTCTCCTGCGTCGTCATCGCGTTGCTCATCGGTCTGCGCAGCCGCTACCCGTCAAGTGTAGGTCAGGTGCAGGAGGCAAGCATCGCCATTCTCGCCACGGCCATTTCCACCGCCATGGCGGCACCGGCGCTCGTCGAGGGCTCGCAGGCCCTTCGGATCGACACCGCCTTTGCCATTCTCGGAACCAGCGCGGTCGTGACCGGCGCGATCTTCTGGATCTTCGGCATCTGCCGTTTCGGCAAGCTCGTCCGTTTCATGCCGTTTTCGGTAGTCGCCGGTTTCCTGGCCGGTTCCGGTTTCTTGCTGATCCAGGGGGCTGTGATGATGATCGTCGGCGATCGCTCTTTGTCCGATCTCCTCATCCAGCCGCTCGGCCACCAGGCGCTCGCCAACCTCTACATCGCGCTGATCTTCGCCATCGTGCTGACGCTGGCGCTGAAGAATTCCAGCAATCCTGTGACGGCTCCTCTTGTGATGCTGGTGGGCGCCCTCTTGTTCTATGCCATGCTGGCCTTCATCGGCGTAACCTCCGAAGAGGCACGGCTGATGCAATGGTTGCCATCCATGCCGCCGACCTCCGGTCTGCATTTGCCGTCGCCGCTCGGCATCGTCTCCGGTGCCGATTGGGGCGTGGTCGCCCAGGCGCTGCCGGCCATTGCCTCGGTGGCGCTGCTCAGCATGGTCGGCGTGCTGCTCAACACCAGTGGCCTTGAAGTCGCGACCCGCCGGGAGATCGACGCGGATGCCGAACTGCGCATCGCCGGCATTGCCAATCTTCTGGCAGGCGGTTTGGGTGGTGCCCCCGGTTTCAGCGGCCTCAGCATGACCTTGCTCGCCAACCGCATGGGAGCACACAACCGTTGGGTCGGGATCGCAACCGCCGTCGTGCTCTTGGTGATGCTGCCCTTTGCCGGCCAACTCGCCGCCGCGATGCCGAATTTCATCGCTGCGGGACTGATGCTGACCCTCGGATTCGAACTAATCCATGACTGGCTCTGGGGCGCGCGTCGGCAATTGCCGGTGAGCGAATGGCTCGTTGTTCTCGCCATTCCCGTCGGCATGATTGCCTTCGGCTTCATCGGCGGCATGGCGCTCGGGCTTGCCCTCTCCATCGTCACCTTCGTCTACAACTATGCCAGCCTCTCTGTCATCCGGGCGGACAGCTCGGGCCGCGAGCGGCGCTCCAGTGTCGACCGGCCGATCGCAGAAAATGCGGTGCTGGCGCTGGAGGGCGAGCAGGTTCAGGTCCTCGAACTGCAGGAATTCCTCTTCTTCGGCACGGTCGAGCAGATCATCGGGGCCGTGCGCCGACGGCTCAACGATCGCACGAAGCAATCGCTTCGCTTCGTCATCCTTGATTTCCGCCGTGTCAGCGGCATGGACGCCGCCGCCTGCGCCGCCTTCGTGAAGATCCGCAACATGCTGGTGGCAAGCGAGGTGACCTTGCTTGTCTCAGGCATGAACGCCAAGGTGGAGACGGCACTGAGGCGCAACGGCCTCGACGTCGTCGATGATCCGAGCGTCCGGGTCGAGCGCGATCTTGACCATGCTCTGGAACGCTGCGAGGAGCGGCTTCTTGCAAGCCTTCCCCGCGAGGCAAACTGGAACGACGTCGAGGACTATCTCGCCCGCACCATCGGCCCCAATGCACGTCTGCAGGATCTTGTGGCTGCGATGGAAAAAATCGAGCTTGAGCCTGGTGATCGGTTTATCCGTGCCGGCGAGGCTGGCGACGATCTTTTCCTGCTGTGGAAGGGGCGCGCCAAGGTCGAGGCCCGCCTGCCCAATGGCCGTCGCCTGCGGCTGCGCACCGTCACGCCCGGCGTGGTGCTGGGGGAAATCGCGATCTATCGCGGCGGCCCGCGCACGGCCGATGTGGTCGCCGAAGTGCCCTCGACCGTCTACCGCCTCGTGCGCCAGCAATTGCGCCATATGGAAAAGTCCGATCCGCAACTGGCGCTTCTCGTGCATCGCCTCTGCGCCACGACGCTTGCCGAACGCCTCACGATTGCAAATCGCGTGGTTCAGTCGCTGCACGAATAG